One genomic region from Jilunia laotingensis encodes:
- a CDS encoding glycoside hydrolase family 18, with translation MKNIKNKLYLLASCFAAVTCFSACEDWTEVESVTINTPGVAEQNPEQYAKYLQNLVSYKNSDHKIVYAWFDNSEKSPFSRGQHISDAPDSLDIISLMYPGELAEFETADIEMVRQKGTKVVYTISFDKIQKEYTEKVKEGSLTEGTFDTYLTSELNKQIGYAGIYDGMIIEYKGRNPIYMSNEEKTEAKKYQDSFFGAVSSWKNSNSGKILSFQGNPENLISQTILENCKHIILNTDNVVDDAQLSVVARKALLADNVPSDRFIVTVSTASLDASDKKTGFYGEDRAITEAAYWVMEPTTDFTKSGLAIYNVQNDYYNANHTYKYVKEAINIMNPAPQK, from the coding sequence ATGAAAAATATAAAGAACAAATTATACCTGTTAGCTTCCTGCTTCGCTGCTGTAACCTGTTTCAGTGCATGCGAAGACTGGACTGAAGTAGAAAGTGTAACAATCAACACTCCAGGTGTTGCAGAACAGAATCCGGAGCAATATGCTAAATACCTACAGAATCTCGTTTCGTACAAAAATTCTGATCATAAAATAGTATATGCTTGGTTTGATAACAGTGAAAAGTCACCATTCAGTCGTGGTCAGCACATTTCTGATGCCCCCGACAGTTTGGATATTATTTCATTAATGTATCCCGGTGAATTAGCAGAATTTGAAACAGCTGATATTGAAATGGTACGCCAGAAAGGAACTAAAGTAGTTTATACTATCAGTTTTGACAAAATTCAAAAAGAGTATACTGAAAAAGTAAAAGAAGGCAGTTTAACAGAAGGAACTTTTGATACATACCTAACATCAGAGTTGAATAAACAAATTGGTTATGCTGGCATTTATGACGGCATGATAATCGAATATAAAGGCAGAAACCCAATTTATATGTCCAATGAAGAAAAAACAGAAGCTAAAAAATATCAAGATTCTTTCTTTGGTGCTGTCTCTAGTTGGAAAAACAGTAATTCAGGAAAAATACTCTCCTTTCAAGGAAATCCTGAAAATCTGATAAGTCAAACTATTCTTGAAAACTGCAAGCATATTATACTGAATACGGATAATGTAGTTGACGATGCACAACTTTCCGTAGTAGCCAGAAAAGCTCTACTTGCAGACAATGTACCTTCGGATCGTTTCATTGTTACAGTTTCAACAGCCTCATTGGATGCCTCTGATAAGAAAACTGGTTTTTATGGTGAGGATAGAGCAATCACTGAAGCTGCTTACTGGGTAATGGAACCAACAACTGATTTTACAAAATCCGGACTGGCAATTTATAATGTTCAGAACGACTATTACAACGCTAATCACACATACAAATATGTGAAAGAGGCCATTAACATTATGAACCCTGCTCCTCAAAAATAA